One window of Flavobacterium ammonificans genomic DNA carries:
- a CDS encoding head GIN domain-containing protein, which translates to MIRIINYTILLLVSLLTKAQVTENRTIGNFTKIKVSQGIEVFFTQGELKPLQIETDNKENLTYLKTELEGNTLKLFIDSKNVSKEIGTQQKRKKNKYNSVNFEFIKIVVTAPNVNEFLASSSGSIQFENEIVNNEIKLKTSSSGSIIGNVNSKNVIIEASSSGEIISKLKADKVETKISSAGEVTLSGTATTAEIEASSSGDVKAKELDVINAFVSASSAGNIEFTVLETLDAKASSYGKIWYYGNPTKVYIETSSSGKITKK; encoded by the coding sequence ATGATACGAATTATAAATTACACCATTTTGCTCTTGGTTTCTTTACTAACCAAAGCACAAGTTACAGAAAACAGAACGATTGGAAATTTTACTAAAATTAAAGTTTCTCAAGGTATAGAAGTATTTTTTACTCAAGGTGAATTAAAACCCTTGCAAATTGAAACTGATAATAAAGAAAACCTAACATATTTAAAAACCGAATTAGAAGGGAATACATTAAAACTATTTATTGATTCAAAAAATGTCTCCAAAGAGATCGGAACACAACAAAAAAGAAAAAAAAACAAGTACAATTCAGTCAATTTTGAATTTATAAAAATAGTAGTCACAGCGCCCAATGTAAACGAATTTTTAGCTTCATCCTCTGGATCTATTCAATTTGAAAATGAAATTGTCAACAATGAAATAAAACTAAAAACAAGTTCTAGCGGCAGTATTATAGGAAATGTCAATTCTAAAAATGTAATTATAGAAGCATCATCAAGTGGAGAAATTATTTCAAAATTGAAAGCTGACAAAGTAGAAACAAAAATTAGCAGCGCAGGCGAAGTTACACTTTCTGGAACAGCAACTACAGCAGAAATAGAAGCTTCTAGTAGTGGCGATGTCAAAGCAAAAGAGTTAGATGTAATTAATGCTTTTGTTTCTGCAAGCAGTGCAGGAAATATTGAATTTACTGTTTTAGAAACCTTAGACGCTAAAGCCTCTTCTTACGGAAAAATTTGGTATTATGGAAATCCTACTAAAGTGTATATAGAAACCAGTTCATCTGGTAAGATCACCAAAAAATAA
- a CDS encoding ABC transporter ATP-binding protein, with protein sequence MINIQNLSKIFRTEEIETKALNEVSLTIHQGEFISIMGPSGSGKSTLLNIVGLLDTASSGSYHLLDKEIMGLKEQEKAKVRKHNIGFIFQNFNLIDELSVYDNIELPLIYSGIPTSQRKEKVEMIAERLGLSHRLRHFPQQLSGGQQQRVAVARALINDPKIILADEPTGNLDSKNGNEVMELLTDLHAQGSTILMVTHSDYDASFSQKTILMKDGIILSEKNNSRNVDILVV encoded by the coding sequence ATGATAAACATCCAAAATCTTTCTAAAATCTTCAGAACAGAGGAAATTGAAACTAAAGCATTGAATGAAGTTTCACTTACAATTCACCAAGGTGAATTTATTAGTATTATGGGACCCTCAGGTAGTGGAAAATCAACTTTACTCAATATTGTTGGATTATTAGACACTGCGTCCAGTGGGAGTTACCATCTATTGGACAAAGAAATAATGGGGTTAAAAGAGCAAGAAAAAGCAAAAGTTAGAAAACATAATATTGGTTTCATTTTTCAGAATTTCAATCTCATTGATGAACTTTCTGTATATGACAACATTGAATTGCCTTTGATATATAGTGGTATTCCTACATCTCAAAGAAAGGAAAAAGTAGAAATGATAGCTGAGCGATTAGGACTTTCGCACCGCTTGAGACATTTCCCACAACAATTATCAGGAGGTCAGCAACAACGTGTTGCAGTTGCAAGGGCATTAATTAATGACCCGAAAATAATTCTTGCTGATGAGCCTACGGGTAATCTGGATAGCAAAAATGGAAATGAAGTAATGGAACTATTAACAGATTTACACGCTCAAGGAAGTACCATTTTGATGGTAACCCATTCCGATTATGACGCTTCCTTTTCACAAAAAACTATTCTCATGAAAGATGGAATAATACTTTCAGAAAAAAATAACAGCCGAAATGTAGATATACTCGTGGTATAA
- a CDS encoding efflux RND transporter periplasmic adaptor subunit, translating to MDTIIKSKNNKKKYLTITLPILLIIGYFIYSSLTKERTLNVKKNEITIKAVENNFFEDFIVFQAKVEPKNTMLINIIEGGAVQEIYVENGDLINKGQPLARLYNPNSELNYMQQETAIIEQINNLNKGKLDLRNQELNLEKDLVAITHDYLDAKNQFDLNKKLFEQEIVSKNEWEKIQENYRFQQERMTIIKKSITKEKQANQIQINQLNQSITFMDKSLGILRNNKNNFLVTAPISGRLSSFEPTLGQNFTQGVSIGKLDDMQGYKLIAEVDEYYLNRVSIGQKGVVDFNEKSINVIISKIIPEVKNGRFQVELNFINDKKLDLKQGISFGVRINLSEKIKSLVLPKGSFSQETSGKWIFVLKDNKAVRREIKIGRENPLYFEVLGGLKSGDLVITSSYADYKDIQILNIEK from the coding sequence ATGGACACCATCATCAAAAGTAAAAATAACAAAAAAAAGTATCTAACAATTACCCTTCCTATTCTTTTGATAATAGGATATTTTATATACTCGTCTTTAACTAAAGAACGAACATTAAATGTTAAAAAAAACGAGATAACAATAAAGGCGGTCGAAAATAATTTTTTTGAAGACTTTATTGTTTTTCAAGCAAAAGTTGAGCCTAAAAACACCATGTTAATCAATATTATTGAAGGTGGAGCTGTTCAAGAAATATATGTCGAAAACGGAGACTTAATTAATAAAGGACAACCATTAGCACGATTGTATAATCCGAATTCTGAGTTGAATTATATGCAACAAGAAACCGCTATAATTGAACAAATTAATAATTTGAATAAAGGGAAATTAGATTTAAGAAATCAAGAACTAAATTTAGAAAAAGATTTAGTGGCCATTACGCACGATTATTTAGACGCGAAAAATCAATTTGATTTGAATAAAAAGCTTTTTGAACAAGAAATTGTTTCTAAAAACGAATGGGAAAAAATACAGGAAAATTATCGTTTTCAACAAGAAAGAATGACCATTATAAAAAAAAGTATAACAAAAGAAAAACAAGCGAATCAAATTCAAATTAATCAGCTCAACCAATCTATTACATTTATGGATAAAAGCTTAGGCATTTTGAGGAATAACAAAAATAATTTTCTTGTAACAGCTCCTATTTCTGGGAGATTATCCTCGTTCGAGCCTACATTAGGACAGAATTTTACACAAGGTGTAAGCATCGGTAAATTAGACGATATGCAAGGATACAAATTGATAGCCGAAGTTGATGAATATTATCTAAATAGAGTTTCGATAGGACAAAAAGGTGTTGTTGATTTTAACGAAAAATCCATTAATGTAATAATTTCAAAAATAATTCCCGAAGTTAAAAATGGTAGATTTCAAGTTGAGTTAAATTTTATAAATGACAAAAAATTGGATTTAAAACAAGGGATTTCATTTGGAGTTCGAATCAATTTGTCTGAAAAAATAAAGTCACTTGTATTACCCAAAGGAAGTTTTAGCCAAGAAACTTCTGGTAAATGGATTTTTGTATTAAAAGATAATAAAGCTGTAAGGAGAGAAATAAAAATAGGACGTGAAAACCCACTTTATTTTGAAGTTTTAGGAGGTTTAAAATCTGGAGACCTAGTAATTACTTCTTCTTATGCAGATTATAAAGACATCCAAATACTAAATATAGAAAAATAA
- a CDS encoding sigma-54-dependent transcriptional regulator, producing the protein MKKTQANIVVIDDQEDILFAVKMLLKKHFETIHTLNNPKNIVKLLSENTIDVVLLDMNYRIGFEDGREGLYLLKEIKTLSPKTAIILMTAFGKLETAVEGLKMGAFDYVLKPWENDKLVFTIKQAVEESRREQKKANKTITNNPFFIGNSELIKKSYSLAEKVAKTDANVLILGENGTGKYVLAQYIHQQSDRKDKAFMAVDLGSLSDSIFESELFGYAQGAFTDAKTNTPGRFELAQNGTIFLDEIGNVPLHLQSKLLQVIQSKTVTRLGESKPRPLNVRIISATNLNLKEEVSQKTFREDLYYRINTVEIVLPALRNRLEDKIPLAHFLLQKMIEKYERNPIVFDDKALKKIEEHAWNGNIREMENKIERAIILCENNCISVSDLDLDEIIPYKESQDDLHLSNIEKMTIQKILTKNHHNISKSAEELGLSRAALYRRMEKFDLK; encoded by the coding sequence ATGAAAAAAACACAAGCTAATATTGTAGTGATTGATGATCAAGAAGATATCCTTTTTGCTGTCAAAATGCTTTTAAAAAAACATTTTGAGACCATTCACACACTAAATAACCCTAAAAATATAGTTAAATTGTTATCTGAAAATACGATTGACGTAGTTTTATTAGATATGAATTATCGTATAGGGTTTGAGGACGGACGAGAGGGACTTTATTTGTTGAAAGAAATTAAAACGCTATCACCAAAAACGGCCATCATTTTAATGACTGCATTTGGAAAACTAGAAACTGCTGTAGAAGGTTTAAAAATGGGTGCTTTTGATTATGTTTTAAAGCCATGGGAAAACGATAAATTAGTATTCACCATAAAACAGGCCGTTGAAGAAAGTAGAAGAGAACAAAAGAAAGCTAACAAAACCATTACTAACAATCCTTTTTTTATTGGTAATTCGGAACTAATAAAAAAATCGTATTCCCTTGCAGAAAAAGTAGCTAAAACAGATGCCAATGTTTTAATTTTGGGAGAGAACGGTACTGGTAAATATGTATTGGCTCAGTATATCCATCAACAGTCAGATCGTAAAGACAAAGCATTTATGGCAGTTGATTTAGGCTCATTGAGTGATTCTATTTTTGAAAGCGAATTATTTGGCTATGCCCAAGGCGCTTTTACCGATGCTAAAACCAACACGCCAGGCAGATTTGAATTGGCACAAAATGGAACAATTTTTCTAGATGAAATTGGCAATGTTCCTTTGCATTTGCAATCCAAATTACTACAAGTCATTCAATCCAAAACCGTTACTCGACTTGGAGAATCTAAACCAAGACCGTTGAATGTAAGAATTATATCAGCTACTAATTTAAATTTAAAAGAAGAAGTTAGTCAGAAAACATTTCGTGAAGATTTGTATTATCGCATCAATACCGTAGAAATTGTATTACCCGCTCTTCGAAATAGGTTGGAAGATAAAATTCCTTTGGCACATTTTCTTTTGCAGAAAATGATTGAAAAATACGAACGTAATCCAATCGTTTTTGATGATAAAGCACTTAAGAAAATAGAGGAACATGCTTGGAACGGTAATATTAGAGAAATGGAAAATAAAATTGAACGCGCTATTATTTTATGTGAAAACAATTGTATTTCAGTTTCGGATTTAGATTTGGACGAAATTATTCCATATAAGGAATCACAAGATGACTTGCATCTTTCTAATATTGAAAAAATGACAATCCAAAAAATATTAACTAAAAATCATCACAACATTAGCAAGTCTGCCGAAGAATTGGGTTTGTCTAGAGCTGCTTTATATAGACGTATGGAAAAATTTGATTTAAAATAA
- a CDS encoding sensor histidine kinase: MERSSFIFFRLCAILLAAVICFVLLKNNLIYTSIFIFFIFILLIIELFNFIKNSFLFYDKTIKAILQNDFSAEFSKNKFSKNYASLFELYESLKGKENEHISTKIIYSSILNTIETGILILQKEGTDWTVFLMNDYFSQHFQVPKVSKWHYLKNNLPALCEIIEAQNFEEIKTSLQIRVNKQDTQTFVMQSSRSKTYHNEFYVVLLNSVQTLIEKKEKEAWINLMKVISHELLNSITPIRSLSQNIHELAHQKTFSEEDLDDIRQSVSTMLHRSDHLQQFVESYRKLAMLPTPNKQKVALSSWIESALLVMSPLFKTEKISVKNTITFDRWLSIDLQQMEQVLINLLTNSMYALQNSISKEIIISAEVKEKRIFITITDFGLGVEKEIEDKIFLPFFTTRKEGAGIGLTLSKSIVEAHGGYLVYQKSETTTRFMICLIE, encoded by the coding sequence ATGGAAAGAAGCTCCTTCATATTTTTTAGACTTTGTGCTATTCTATTAGCAGCTGTAATTTGTTTTGTTCTTTTGAAAAACAATTTGATTTATACTTCTATTTTTATCTTTTTCATTTTCATTCTTTTGATTATTGAACTCTTTAATTTTATTAAAAATAGTTTTTTGTTCTATGACAAAACTATCAAAGCGATTTTGCAAAATGATTTTTCAGCCGAGTTTTCAAAAAATAAATTTTCTAAGAATTACGCTAGTTTGTTTGAATTATACGAGAGTTTAAAAGGAAAAGAAAATGAACACATTTCTACAAAAATAATTTATAGTTCTATTCTAAATACTATTGAAACTGGAATTTTAATCTTACAAAAAGAAGGTACAGATTGGACAGTTTTTTTGATGAATGATTATTTTTCTCAACATTTTCAAGTGCCTAAAGTGTCCAAATGGCATTATCTTAAGAATAATTTGCCAGCGCTTTGTGAAATTATTGAAGCCCAAAATTTTGAAGAAATTAAAACCTCTTTGCAAATTCGTGTCAATAAACAAGACACACAAACCTTTGTAATGCAATCATCACGAAGTAAAACCTACCATAATGAATTTTATGTAGTGCTATTAAATTCTGTTCAAACCCTTATCGAGAAAAAGGAAAAAGAAGCTTGGATTAATTTGATGAAAGTTATTTCGCACGAACTATTAAATTCTATAACCCCTATACGTTCTCTATCGCAAAATATTCATGAATTGGCACATCAAAAAACGTTCTCTGAAGAAGATTTAGATGATATTAGACAGAGTGTTTCTACGATGTTACACCGTAGTGATCATTTGCAACAGTTTGTGGAAAGTTATCGAAAATTGGCTATGTTACCTACTCCTAATAAGCAAAAGGTAGCACTTTCTAGTTGGATTGAAAGCGCTTTACTAGTTATGTCGCCATTATTTAAAACAGAGAAAATTTCAGTTAAAAATACTATTACATTCGATCGTTGGCTTTCTATTGACCTACAACAAATGGAGCAGGTGCTTATTAATTTGCTCACCAATAGTATGTATGCATTACAAAATTCAATTTCAAAAGAAATTATAATTTCAGCAGAAGTAAAAGAAAAAAGAATTTTTATAACGATTACTGATTTTGGTTTAGGCGTTGAAAAAGAAATTGAAGACAAAATTTTCCTTCCTTTTTTTACTACTCGAAAAGAGGGTGCTGGTATTGGTTTAACACTTTCAAAAAGTATAGTCGAAGCCCATGGGGGATATTTGGTTTATCAAAAAAGCGAAACAACTACCCGTTTTATGATATGTTTGATAGAATAA
- a CDS encoding response regulator transcription factor, translated as MGINEVKCDELLHGVISEDFSKDSAVPVHLTAREVEIVKLATKEKCSKEMADVLCISTRTVEKHRKHIMEKTECKNFIGVVLFALKYKLIELDEI; from the coding sequence ATGGGGATTAACGAAGTAAAATGTGATGAATTACTACATGGAGTCATTTCTGAGGATTTTTCAAAAGATAGTGCTGTACCAGTACATTTAACTGCTAGAGAAGTTGAGATTGTCAAATTGGCCACGAAGGAGAAATGTAGTAAAGAGATGGCAGATGTTTTGTGTATTAGTACTCGTACCGTTGAAAAACACCGCAAGCATATTATGGAAAAAACAGAATGTAAAAATTTTATTGGGGTTGTCTTGTTTGCACTGAAATACAAACTTATTGAATTGGATGAAATCTAA
- a CDS encoding carboxypeptidase-like regulatory domain-containing protein, translating to MFKTLLLLFFTTLSLAQSQVITGVVAEENRKPLESANIIAKPLQEKASLKFAIADNKGRYRLELDKGVKYEITVSYIGYVEQVWITTTNDTEKTHDFILQPTGEQLKEIVIKHVFKPIVIKKDTITYDVKSFANGNERKMKEILEKLPGVEVDKKGNVTVQGKKVTKMLVEGKSFFGGGSKLAVENIPADALDKIEVIDHFNEVGFMKQVSDSDDLAMNVKLKADKKKFVFGDVEAGAEVGNVNNGFYLAHAALFYYSPKTNLSFIGDANNIGKRTFTFDDLLRFGGGMSSFLSGRKSFTNLYSFATDNNEVVQNKSQFAALNFSHDFSNKLEISGFSILSKVLTASQIESKNEYLQNSAIAFENKLQKGDNRSLLGISNIKLNYSPNAKEKWYYNGQYQSSTNDLNNTINSITNLRSSVFQTLNQADNTAIKQYLEWHKSYNDAHTTTFVVNHAYDTNTPQTRWFTDQPFLTGIIPIQSDNTYTIDQIKRVQNHSVDALFKHYWVINNDNHLYTIFGNNNGRSQLFTSEKQLLNTNGSNSFSTGGFGNDINYQLNDAYIGLEYKFRIGIWTNKPALYSHWYAMQTEQASGRRVLEKQVWLPQWTSEFEFNKSETLNFSYKLEVGFPEVSQLADQFTLQNYNLVFKGNALLENEQFHSANLRYSKMNMYRGITWNAMASFVKKENNIRNEVILQGINQVNTPFLRDNPETNYNVNGSFTKKIYRFNLRFSSSLSWFNYLQNLNGVTTSNDRNNQKVGVLIKTAYKKWPTVSVGYTKGFSQFKGITQSQFQFDTYNADAEFSFFKHWTYKLEYENTSNTNANQQRNFYDLANTSLRYQKKNSPFGFELSMNNVLNTSVKNDFSFSDYLISERTTFVLPRVVLFSISYKL from the coding sequence ATGTTTAAAACCCTCCTGCTTCTTTTTTTTACAACCCTTTCACTGGCGCAAAGCCAAGTGATAACTGGTGTTGTGGCAGAGGAAAATCGAAAGCCCTTAGAATCAGCCAATATAATTGCCAAACCCTTACAAGAAAAAGCGAGTTTGAAATTTGCTATTGCTGATAACAAAGGACGGTATCGTTTGGAATTGGATAAAGGGGTTAAATATGAAATCACAGTGTCATACATTGGATATGTAGAGCAAGTTTGGATTACAACAACTAACGATACTGAAAAAACACACGATTTTATACTTCAACCCACAGGGGAACAACTGAAAGAAATTGTGATTAAACATGTGTTCAAACCTATAGTTATCAAAAAAGACACCATAACCTATGATGTGAAGAGTTTTGCTAATGGGAATGAACGCAAAATGAAAGAGATCTTAGAAAAATTGCCGGGTGTTGAAGTAGACAAAAAAGGAAATGTTACCGTACAAGGCAAAAAGGTAACAAAAATGCTAGTAGAAGGTAAATCGTTTTTTGGCGGTGGAAGTAAATTAGCGGTAGAAAATATACCCGCTGATGCATTAGATAAAATTGAAGTCATAGACCATTTTAATGAAGTGGGGTTCATGAAACAAGTATCGGATAGTGATGATTTAGCTATGAACGTAAAACTTAAAGCAGATAAAAAGAAATTTGTTTTTGGTGATGTGGAAGCTGGAGCTGAAGTTGGAAATGTCAATAATGGCTTTTATTTGGCGCATGCCGCTTTATTTTATTACAGCCCAAAAACTAATTTGAGTTTCATAGGCGATGCTAACAACATTGGTAAACGAACCTTTACTTTTGATGATTTATTGCGTTTTGGTGGCGGAATGAGTAGTTTTCTTTCCGGTCGAAAATCATTTACCAATTTATATAGTTTTGCTACTGATAATAATGAAGTTGTTCAAAATAAATCCCAATTTGCAGCACTGAATTTTAGCCATGACTTTTCAAATAAATTAGAGATATCCGGGTTTTCTATCTTATCAAAGGTGTTAACAGCATCTCAAATAGAAAGCAAAAACGAATATTTGCAAAATAGTGCAATCGCATTTGAAAACAAATTACAAAAAGGAGACAATCGTTCGTTACTCGGAATTTCAAATATAAAATTGAATTATTCTCCTAATGCCAAAGAAAAATGGTATTACAATGGGCAATACCAATCGAGTACGAATGATTTGAACAATACTATTAATTCGATAACCAATTTGAGGAGCAGTGTTTTTCAAACTTTGAATCAGGCGGATAATACTGCAATTAAACAATACTTGGAATGGCATAAAAGTTATAACGATGCACATACTACGACTTTTGTAGTCAATCACGCATATGACACTAATACACCACAAACACGTTGGTTTACAGACCAACCTTTTTTAACAGGCATCATTCCCATTCAATCTGATAATACCTATACCATAGATCAAATCAAAAGAGTGCAAAATCACTCTGTAGATGCACTATTTAAACATTATTGGGTGATAAACAATGACAATCATTTGTATACTATTTTCGGTAATAATAACGGGCGCTCTCAATTGTTTACCTCCGAAAAACAGCTATTAAACACAAATGGTAGTAACTCTTTTAGCACTGGAGGTTTTGGCAACGATATCAACTACCAACTTAATGATGCTTACATCGGCTTAGAGTACAAATTTAGAATTGGAATTTGGACAAATAAACCCGCACTGTATAGCCATTGGTATGCAATGCAAACAGAACAAGCCTCTGGAAGAAGAGTTTTAGAAAAACAAGTTTGGTTACCACAATGGACTAGTGAATTTGAATTCAATAAATCAGAAACGCTCAATTTTAGTTATAAACTAGAAGTGGGATTTCCTGAAGTAAGTCAGTTAGCAGATCAATTTACGTTACAAAATTATAATTTAGTTTTTAAAGGGAATGCCTTATTGGAGAATGAACAGTTTCATTCGGCTAATTTGAGATATTCAAAAATGAATATGTATCGTGGTATTACTTGGAATGCTATGGCAAGCTTTGTAAAAAAAGAAAATAACATTCGTAATGAAGTAATTCTGCAAGGAATTAACCAAGTGAATACTCCATTTTTGAGAGACAATCCAGAGACAAATTATAATGTAAATGGGTCATTTACAAAAAAAATATATCGTTTTAACCTTCGATTTAGTTCGAGCTTAAGTTGGTTCAATTATTTACAAAACTTGAATGGTGTGACAACTTCAAATGATAGGAATAACCAAAAAGTGGGTGTTTTAATCAAAACAGCTTATAAAAAATGGCCTACAGTAAGTGTAGGTTATACGAAAGGTTTTAGTCAATTTAAAGGGATTACACAATCACAATTTCAATTCGATACCTACAATGCTGATGCTGAGTTTTCTTTTTTCAAGCATTGGACTTACAAATTAGAGTATGAAAATACTAGTAATACTAACGCAAATCAGCAACGTAATTTTTATGATCTTGCGAATACTTCTTTGCGTTATCAAAAGAAAAATAGTCCATTTGGATTTGAATTGTCCATGAATAATGTATTGAATACCTCAGTAAAAAATGACTTTTCATTCTCAGATTACTTAATTAGTGAGAGAACAACATTTGTATTGCCAAGAGTAGTACTGTTTTCAATAAGTTATAAATTGTAA
- a CDS encoding GLPGLI family protein, protein MMKKIHLIIALLALNGLYAQSGQVEYGVKRDSILYQIPEKHKERFYGMTKYANNQTFKLEFNKTKSSFKYINKLNSDPTFSEVENRIARSAFTSSFDFYCDILTNTQITKGSNNILIENKNSKLDWIISSDSKKIDNYLCYKATCRESYFSRNTNDIAYYTIEAWFAPMLPYGFGPIQFNGLPGLILELHYINTTYLATKIVLSDKDIPINFPKGKTISKEEYNKKLEASMGGVIIDKKKSKN, encoded by the coding sequence ATGATGAAAAAAATACACTTAATCATAGCTTTGTTGGCCTTAAATGGTTTGTATGCTCAATCGGGTCAAGTTGAATATGGCGTTAAAAGAGATTCAATCCTGTATCAAATTCCTGAAAAGCATAAAGAAAGGTTTTATGGAATGACAAAATATGCTAATAACCAAACATTTAAATTAGAATTTAATAAAACCAAATCGAGTTTTAAGTACATTAACAAATTAAACTCAGATCCTACTTTTAGCGAGGTAGAGAATAGAATTGCGCGATCAGCGTTCACCTCAAGTTTTGATTTTTATTGTGATATTTTGACAAATACACAAATTACTAAGGGTAGTAATAACATTTTAATTGAAAATAAAAATTCAAAATTGGATTGGATTATCAGTTCGGATTCAAAAAAAATCGACAACTATCTTTGTTACAAAGCCACATGTCGAGAATCTTATTTTTCAAGAAATACTAATGATATTGCCTATTATACTATTGAAGCTTGGTTTGCTCCTATGTTACCTTATGGATTTGGACCAATTCAGTTTAATGGTTTGCCTGGTTTAATTTTAGAGCTTCATTACATAAATACTACCTACTTGGCTACAAAAATAGTATTAAGTGATAAAGATATACCGATCAACTTCCCAAAAGGAAAAACAATTTCAAAAGAAGAATACAATAAAAAGCTTGAAGCCAGCATGGGAGGTGTAATTATTGACAAAAAAAAGAGTAAAAATTAA
- a CDS encoding AIPR family protein, with product MANINDYKLLNIKCKTYFQILQKEIEQRIQLPSEKHIERFGFYLFMLESICNIKDTFDLVDLITDQEFNSKIFNIKDEDFGVDAIHIDEESNYINLFNFKFREKFNEDRQQSLNETFLSTKFTNSIISDDTSGLTGKIKILADDIITKLNGNDIWKLRLYVVSNDIKELDVNSPEIKKLKELYDLETIPIGLETISKLMSIRPEPINAVIHISNDSIIPFVESSLSSSKSYIIRIPAPDLLRITCNVDSYRTNYTMEDFQSLSSTNMEYNLLFDNVRGLIIRSKFNENLYQTLKDEPSKFFMYNNGLTVTANDIISEPTNANKKLKITIKDFQVVNGGQTLRTLHKFNQSDNDNIIKYLSNCELLLRVFKTPADSNIRNKIAEYTNSQNAISNIDLKSLSSEQIQIEQFLEENDIIYARKIGDIGLTQTKIYEHKISMEKFGQILFSVQGFPEKASNQKKQIFDKYYSQIFTESNFDLSSSAILVKRYFEIKKIYESLNYDVSDQKIFYILYLDNLVNDNIINKIDFFENVIRTYRSDDKIPDSRKLINTRFKEMLDEEIKNGQQ from the coding sequence ATGGCAAATATTAACGACTATAAACTCTTAAACATTAAATGCAAAACTTATTTCCAAATTTTGCAAAAAGAAATAGAACAAAGAATTCAGTTGCCAAGCGAAAAACACATCGAACGATTTGGCTTTTACTTGTTTATGCTTGAATCTATTTGTAACATTAAAGACACATTTGATTTAGTAGATTTGATAACCGATCAAGAGTTTAATTCTAAAATATTTAATATAAAGGATGAGGATTTTGGTGTTGATGCAATACATATAGACGAAGAATCAAACTACATTAACTTATTTAATTTTAAATTTCGAGAAAAATTTAATGAAGATAGACAACAAAGTTTAAATGAAACTTTTTTATCCACAAAATTTACAAATTCTATTATTTCAGATGATACAAGTGGTTTAACTGGAAAAATAAAGATTCTTGCTGATGACATTATCACTAAACTTAATGGGAATGATATATGGAAATTGCGTCTTTATGTTGTGAGTAATGATATTAAAGAATTAGATGTAAATTCTCCAGAAATAAAAAAATTGAAAGAATTATATGACCTTGAAACTATTCCAATTGGATTGGAAACAATTTCTAAATTAATGTCTATAAGACCAGAACCTATTAATGCAGTAATTCACATTAGCAATGATTCAATTATACCATTCGTTGAAAGTAGTTTATCTTCCTCTAAGTCTTATATCATCAGAATTCCTGCTCCTGATTTATTAAGGATTACTTGTAATGTAGATAGTTATCGTACAAATTATACGATGGAAGATTTTCAGAGTTTGTCATCAACTAATATGGAATACAATTTATTGTTTGATAATGTGAGAGGATTGATCATAAGGTCTAAGTTCAATGAAAACCTTTATCAAACTTTGAAAGATGAGCCTTCTAAATTTTTTATGTATAATAACGGGTTAACAGTTACTGCAAATGATATTATTTCGGAGCCAACAAATGCAAACAAAAAACTTAAAATAACAATTAAAGATTTCCAGGTTGTTAATGGTGGTCAAACTTTAAGAACTTTACATAAATTCAATCAGTCCGATAATGATAACATTATCAAATATTTATCTAATTGTGAATTACTTTTAAGAGTATTTAAAACACCAGCCGATTCAAATATTAGAAATAAAATTGCGGAGTATACCAATAGTCAAAATGCTATTTCTAATATTGATTTAAAATCATTAAGCTCGGAACAGATCCAAATCGAGCAATTTTTAGAAGAAAACGATATTATTTATGCCCGAAAAATAGGTGACATAGGATTAACGCAAACTAAAATTTATGAACATAAAATTAGTATGGAAAAATTTGGTCAAATTTTATTTTCTGTTCAAGGATTTCCTGAAAAAGCTTCAAATCAAAAGAAACAAATTTTTGATAAATACTATTCTCAAATTTTCACTGAATCAAACTTTGATTTATCATCCTCAGCAATTCTAGTTAAAAGATATTTTGAAATTAAAAAAATATATGAATCATTAAACTATGATGTTTCAGATCAAAAGATATTTTATATTCTTTATTTGGACAATCTTGTAAACGATAACATAATTAATAAAATTGATTTTTTTGAAAATGTAATAAGAACTTATAGAAGTGATGATAAAATCCCAGACTCACGTAAGTTAATTAACACTAGATTTAAAGAAATGTTAGATGAAGAAATAAAAAATGGTCAACAATAA